In the genome of Gloeotrichia echinulata CP02, one region contains:
- the bchI gene encoding magnesium chelatase ATPase subunit I, translating into MSPTAQTTASARRVVFPFTAIVGQEEMKLALLLNVIDPKIGGVMIMGDRGTGKSTTIRALADLLPEISVVANDPFNSDPTDPDLMSDEVRQLLIQGAEIPVDFKKVQMVDLPLGATEDRVCGTIDIEKALSEGVKAFEPGLLAKANRGILYVDEVNLLDDHLVDVLLDSAASGWNTVEREGISIRHPARFVLVGSGNPEEGELRPQLLDRFGMHAEIHTVKEPVLRVQIVEQRAEFDQNPLAYVEKCKPEQEALQQQIVNAQKLLPQVKSEYDLRVKISEICSELDVDGLRGDIVTNRAAKALTAFEGRTEVTIDDIRRVITLCLRHRLRKDPLESIDSGYKVAKAFARVFGVELPEDNAQKNGTGQKVGVRN; encoded by the coding sequence GTGAGTCCAACTGCTCAAACCACAGCTAGTGCGCGACGTGTGGTATTTCCGTTTACAGCAATTGTGGGTCAGGAAGAAATGAAACTGGCGCTGCTGTTGAACGTGATTGACCCGAAAATTGGTGGTGTAATGATCATGGGCGATCGCGGTACCGGTAAGTCCACAACTATCCGGGCCTTGGCCGATCTTTTACCAGAAATTTCGGTCGTTGCTAATGACCCCTTCAACAGCGACCCCACAGACCCCGATTTGATGAGTGATGAAGTCCGCCAATTGCTAATACAAGGGGCAGAAATTCCCGTAGACTTCAAAAAAGTCCAAATGGTAGACTTACCACTAGGCGCGACAGAAGACCGGGTTTGCGGCACTATCGACATCGAAAAGGCTTTATCTGAAGGTGTCAAAGCCTTTGAACCGGGATTGCTAGCCAAGGCTAATCGCGGTATCCTGTATGTAGATGAAGTCAACTTGCTAGATGACCACCTGGTAGACGTATTGCTCGACTCCGCCGCCAGTGGTTGGAACACTGTGGAACGGGAAGGTATTTCCATCCGTCACCCAGCGCGTTTCGTACTCGTCGGTTCTGGAAACCCCGAAGAAGGCGAACTTCGCCCCCAACTCCTCGACCGCTTTGGAATGCACGCCGAAATCCACACGGTCAAAGAACCAGTCTTACGGGTGCAAATCGTCGAACAACGGGCAGAATTTGACCAAAATCCCCTAGCATACGTCGAAAAGTGCAAACCTGAACAAGAAGCACTACAGCAGCAAATTGTCAATGCTCAAAAACTCTTACCACAAGTAAAAAGTGAGTATGACCTGCGGGTAAAAATTTCGGAAATCTGCTCAGAATTAGATGTAGATGGTTTACGGGGTGACATCGTGACCAACCGCGCCGCCAAAGCCTTAACTGCATTTGAAGGACGCACCGAAGTTACCATTGACGATATTCGCCGTGTCATTACCTTATGTCTGCGTCACCGCCTACGCAAAGACCCCTTAGAATCAATTGATTCTGGCTACAAAGTAGCAAAAGCCTTTGCGCGAGTCTTTGGCGTCGAACTACCAGAAGATAATGCACAAAAAAACGGCACCGGTCAAAAGGTGGGAGTTAGGAATTAG